The Vicugna pacos chromosome 32, VicPac4, whole genome shotgun sequence genomic sequence TCAGACCGCGGTGGTGTCCGGCAGCGGCGCGCGGTGAGGAGGGGGCCAGCCCGGGAGGGTGCGGCGGGGCAGCAAGCCTTGGGTGGGGTTTGGGAAGGGGTGGCTCCTCAGAATGACCTTAGTCCAGGGTCCTCGCCTCTCCGGGCCTCAATTTCCCCCTTCCTAGCTAGTAGTGGGTGAGATTCGAGCCTCAGGGAACACAGATCCTCCCTGGCCAACGTCAGCCCCGCCGAGGAGCCCGTCCCCACCACTTGGAGGAAGCAGTGACCCACGCTCTCTTCTGTACCCCCGTTAGAGCGCGTACTAAGCCTCCTGAGATGTTCTGTTATCAACGAGCCGGCACCCTTATTAGACTGTAAACTTGAGCGTTCGGAACCCTTATCAGTCATTTCTGAGTCTTGGTCCAGTACCAGGAGCAGGGGCTTGGGCCCTGGTTATGAATAAGGTAGAGTGAGGTGAAGACCTGGGCCCTCTGTCCCCAGGTGCACTGGCGGTTCCTTCCCCATTACTCTGTTTACATGTGGGCCCTCTGGGAATTGACTtactctgggccttagtttcctcattagTAAAGTGGAGCCTACCGCTTTCCTTTGTGGGgtagtgaggattaagtgagataaagcATGGGCAGCACCCAGATCAATGCCCAACACACCACAGTTGcctaataaatgcttattgtttgCATGATGGTGCTTGCATCCCTGACCTCTCCACTGCCGCTGCCAGCCCCAAGCACCTGCTCCTTGTCCTAGAAGGCAAGCAGCACCCACTCTGGTCCAcagcctgaattttttttttttttttgagatgctcAGACTGCCCAAACTCTAGGTGGGATCCCAGCTGAACAGACCAGGAAAGAAAGGCCGGAGAAGGAAACAGCATTGTGTTGGTATCGGACACCTGGGTGGCAATAAATCAGGCCTCCAAACGGTTGTGCTCATCAACAAATGGGCCTCAGCACTGCCTTAGCCAATCGGGATGTATGTGTGGTGTCCAGGACCCCCAGTGCTTGGGGTCCAAGGCTACAGATTTGGGGTTAAGGGGAAGACTTTAAGAGCTGTGGGTTTCTGAACTCAAGTCCTAAGGCCATCACTCACTCACTGGTGAAGGGacatgacctctctgagcctgtctcATCTGTAGAGTGAGGTGATGATGAAGACGGTAGGATACAGTATACTTGAGGTCCTTAGGATTTAGCAAAGGGCCTGGCCTAcattaagtgcttaataaatactggGCAGTGGCATTACTTTCTGCAGAGCCACACCACCTTGGAGGAAGCACCAATCCTCCCAGGTTGACCCCCCCATCCTATTACTCCTCCTTGTCTTGTCCCCACCCTCTCATCATAGTAACTTCAGAGGCATGTAGGTCTCCAAGCCTCAGCTGTAGCCAGAAACATATCCTGAAGGTGTTGGCTCCCCTGCTTTATCACCTACAACTCCTGTCTCCATGCAGATCCTGCTTCTCTCTGAGTAACTGTGGATATGTGCAGGGGGTCCCCCCTGAGTCCAGATGACACTCACGCCGATGGCTTCAGTGATGGCGGTGACTGAACCCAAATGGGTGTCAGTCTGGAGCCGCTTCCTGTGGGTGGCGCTGCTGAGCATGGTGCTGGGGTCTCTGCTGGCCCTGCTGCTGCCGCTGGGGACCGTGGAGGAGCAGTGTCTGGCTGTGCTCAAAGGCTTCTACCTGCTCAGGACCAAGCTGGACAGGGGGCAGCATGCCAGCACCAAGTGCACCAGCCCCTCCACAGAGCTCAGTGTCACCTCCCGGGATGCAGCGCTGCTGGTGAGCAAGACCAAGGCCTCTCCAGGTAAGAGTGGCCGTCTCTCAATGCTCATTCACCCTGTAGGTATTACTGTGGCCTGTGTGCAGGGCGCGGGGTCAGCTGTGAGCTCCCAGCCACACAAGGTGAGAGGTGGCTGAGATGCGGCGCCATCAGTGTGGTGATGGGGAAGCAGAGGGAGCCATAGGAGCACGCCAGGAAGGCTCTCTGGAGGAGGGGATGCCTGGGCTGAGATGTGAGTGCAAGCAGACGTGACCCAAGGGACAAGGCACGAGTGGAGAGTGTTCCAGGCTGAGACCAGAAGGTAATTAACAGAGCCCTGGGCACTTAAGGAACTAAAAGGTAGGTGTGGCCGgcactgggggtgggagggccagTGGGAAAAGGCCAGCTGTAGAGCAGGGTGGTCTAGCTGGAGCCCACTAGgtttaggaatttttttaaaggcccAGGGATAGGAGGAGCCCTTCACAGCCTGGGCCTTAAAGGGGCAGAGGCAGAAACGAGCACCTCCAGAAACTGACAGCAGCTGGGAGCTGGAGAAGAtgcagggggtggggtgagggagcTGCAGAGGAACAGCCACTCAGGATGGCTGGTCGGGGCGGGGGGCCAGGGGGCCCAGGTGTTGTCCCCACAGTACAGAGAACGGCCCTGGGCCAGATGGACGGTGCACAGCACCCAGCCCCACTGGGCTGCGGGAATGATGCACCCACGTGTACAGTGGGCTGGATCGAGCTCCCGAGGCCCTGGCGGAACCCAGCAGCCGCCCTGGCAGTCCTTTGCCCCTCTGTGCCCTCCCTGACTGTGCTTCTTGGGCTCTTCTCTAGCCGGTAAGTTGGAAGCCAAAGCCGCTCTGAACCAAGCCCTGGAGATGAAACGCCAGGGCAAGCGGGAGAAGGCCCACCGGCTCTTCCTGCACGCGCTCATGATGGACCCGGGCTTCGTGGACGCGCTCAATGAGCTGGGCATCTTCTCGGAGGAGGACAAGGACATCATCCAGGCAGACTACCTGTACACCAGAGCACTGACCATCGCGCCCCACCACGAGAAGGCGCTGGTCAACCGGGACCGGACGCTGCCGCTGGTGGAGGAGATCGACCAGAGGTATTTCAGCATCATCGACAGCAAAGTGAAGAAGGTCATGTCCATCCCCAAGGGCAACTCTGCGCTGCGCAGGGTCATGGAGGAAACGTACTACCACCACATCTACCACACGGTCGCCATTGAGGGCAACACCCTCACGCTCTCAGAGATCCGGCACATCCTGGAGACCCGCTACGCCGTGCCGGGGAAGAGCCTGGAGGAGCAGAATGAGGTCATCGGCATGCACGCGGCCATGAAGTACGTCAACGCCACGCTGGTCTCCCGCCTCGGCTCCGTCAGCATCAGTGACGTGCTTGAGATCCACCGGCGGGTGCTGGGCTACGTGGACCCGGTGGAAGCCGGCCGCTTCCGCACGACACAGGTCCTCGTGGGCCACCACGTCCCGCCCCACCCTCAGGATGTGGAGAAGCAGATGCAGGAGTTCATTCAGTGGCTCAACTCTGAGGACGCCACGAGCCTGCACCCGGTGGAGTTCGCGGCCCTGGCGCACTACAAACTCGTGTACATCCACCCCTTCATCGACGGCAATGGCAGGACCTCGCGCCTGCTGATGAACCTCATCCTGATGCAGGCGGGCTACCCGCCCATCACCGTCCGCAAGGAGCAGAGGTCCGAGTACTACCACGTCCTGGAGGTCGCCAACGAGGGCGACGTGAGGCCGTTCATCCGCTTCATTGCCAAGTGCACAGAGACCACCCTAGACACCCTGCTCTTCGCCACCACAGAGTACCCGGTGGCACTGCCGGAGGCCACACCCAACCACTCTGGGTTCAAGGAGACGCTGCCCGTGAAGCCCTAATGCTGTCAGTGCCCCCCGATGACAAAGGATGTCCCCAGAGgggataaaaatcaaatttagcATTCTTAGAAACCTCCTCATCTCCTTGAGCAAAAGGAGATGGATAAGCAACTTAAAACATTCTTGACCTCCAGATGTTTCTTTATAGAAGAAAACTAAATTATTAAGCTTTGTCCCTAAGATAACTTATAATTCAGCCAAgttatttatttcctttggagCTGGTAACTGTGTGGTATCAGCTGTCTGTGCTGGTGGCTCCCAGTCTGGTAGGGGGAGGGTGCCAGCAGGCTTTGGAggcaacagtgtccatggtgtgaCCAGAACACAGGTTCTGGAGCAGAATTTGCACTaaggggaggagaggtggggaagcTGTGGGATGAGGTACAGAGCCAGAGGAAGAACGCCTCCCAGCCTTTCTGAAACTGGCTGAGGGTCTGGGACTCCCTGGAAAGCCAGCTCGTCTGAAGAGAGCCTGGTTGCCATCCTTTCAGGTGTCGGCTCCCCCACCCAGCGGTGAGTGCTGTGGCCAGCCCTCGCTGCTAGAGCAAGTGCGAGGTAAGACGGGCACGCTGACGATACTGCTGGTCTGGTACCTTGTTTCGAGGATTCTTTTGAGCCATGGTTGGCAAACTCCAGGCCCAGAGGCTGGCATTTTTCCACATCAAGACTGTTTTTCTATTTAAGAACAGGGACAGGGCTCACCTAGTTTCTTTCTATCAGTGTTTCTCACGCTGGCAGCAACTCAGATCAGATGTTTGAGTCTAGAAGTTCTCTGGGTTTGTCACCCAACAATTAAATCCTGCTGCAAATCAAGTATTAGAAGACAGATGCCATGTCAGTGCCAAACAAGCGTCTGTGGTAAGTGTGCCTGTTCTTAGGAACTAAGAAAAAGCTGACCACAGCCCCGACACATCCCCTTTAGTCCACTTACTCACCTGCCCCACGGCCAGCGTACGGCCCAGCATCCCCTCGGGGAGGCAGACTAGAGTGCCTCAGAGGAGTGGCCTTACTTCCCTAGCAACTTGTAAAAAGAGGAAACATTACATGTCACACAGCCAAGGTCCCAAGTTGTCATTATGGAAGGAGACTGTCCAATCACACGTGGCCCAAGTGCCAACACGACTGCTGCTATCCAGAGTCTGCAGGGCTGGAAACGAGGGGCCCCTTCTGTGGGCACCAAGCCAGTGCTGTCTGACACTGTGCGCACTTTGTCTGTTCTGAATGATGGTGACTGTCCACCAAGTGCCGTCCAGCTTGAGAAGTCAGAGCCTCACAGGAGTGAGGTCACTGTTCTGATGTAGCAAGTGTTCAGCTGACGGTATACTAAGCACAGAGTAGTTCTGAAAGGTTAAGTGAGAAGATGGATGAGATGGCCCCAAATGGTACTCAAacctttataaaatatttttgtatgtgtgtgctgCCGCAGGGTATTTCTTAAACCTTAACTCTTCTCTCATCTTGCTTTTGTAAGTGTACCACGGAAGCCTGACAGACGTGTTTGCTCTGTACCATGGGGAGAGATTTGCACTTTATTAGCAAACGTGAAAGATATTATTTTAACAGATTACTGATAATAAAGTATTTTGTTACATAAATGCCTGAGCCTCTGCTGTCTTGTTCAAGAGCTGTTCCCATTTATCCTAAGGAGGGATTCTTTCTTTCAGAACCTTTTTGCCCTATTTAAATTGTTCTAGGAGAAAAACAGGTGCAAGGTGATGTAATTCAACAAGAAAACGAGACAGAACTGGCTGGGTAAGCTGTCTCCCGAGGTTGACAGGGATGAATTAGTGGTCCTGCACTAAGGAGCAGGCAACTGAAATGGCTCTTCATGTATCTGTTTACGGGGAAACAGACCCACTTCTATGTCCCCGAAAATCCATTTCTAGAACAGTCAACTCCCTGAACCTAAATCAGGTCCCACTCAAGTATGAAAGGTCCACTGCTGTTAATGAGCCCCTGTGGACATCTGAGCAGATGACGTGAGGTCGGAGGACTGGCAACAAACAGCAAGAGGACAAAACGGCTCACCTGGACGCGGCGCGGCCCAGCGCCACAGCGCCCTGGACCGGTAAGGAGATGCCTGCGGCTCTTGGGTCCCCGACGGACCCACACCCCCGGGACGGGGAAGCGGATGGCCACTGCAGTGAGCACAGGTTCCTACAACTGCGTCACAGCTGCTGCTTGAGTTCAAAAGTAACACCTAACAAAAAAATGTTCTGTGCAAGAGAGAAAGATGAGGTAGAAGGAACCTACAGATTTAAAGACTTACCCAGGAAACTGGAAGTTTGCCTGGATAGTTGATGACATTAAGGTATTACTGCTAATGTTTGTAGAAATAATGATCACGGCCACGGTCTCGAGTCCTTAGAGACACGTGCTGCGGTACCATCGGGTGGCCGCTGTGTCGTCTGGGACGGCCCTCCTTACAGGGGACctcagaggggaaggaggtgggccaCAAGCGGACAAACACAAAAGCTCAAGGCCAGGCACGTGGGTGTTTGGCTGACTCTTCTACTTACCTGTTTTAtgttttccattaaaaatgttaaaaaaaaaaaaaaagtggagggtatagctcagtggtagagtgcatgcttagcatgcacgaggtcctgggttcaatccccagtgcctccaactaaaaaaaataatttttaaggtttaTAAAAATAGTAAAGCCTGATTGATGTGTAAGAAACAGATAAATGAGCTGATTCCcatcacacaggaaagaattccgatttttttcccccagagtgcCTTTACAAAGTCAGCTTCCCTACTGACTCTCCTGGAAATGTCACCCTCAAAGCAGTAAATATTTGGTGAAAGATAAGGGTCAGACAGGTCAGAAGCTGTTAAGCGTCAAATTGTTGTAAACTGAGGCTGAAAACTAAAGATATCACAGCTGAAATGATTTCAAAGTGACAATCGGATTTGACTTACAAAAGTTCTATTTACACACCTAGTAGGTAAAGCAAGGGACACTCATTTCATAATACATATTTGAATTCACAATCTGAGTACCATCCGGCAAGTTTTTAAGAGAACTTCAGTttaataaacaaagctaaatgggGAGAATTTAAGTTTGCACTTGACATGGTATTTAAACAAAACCAAAGGGCTGAAACTCAATACTCAGACAGAGAACACAGGTCACTAATCACTAGGCAAAGAAAGTGGTCCGTAGCGGATGGCACACAGAACTCCTACACAAAACAAATGTCACAAATATTCGGCTTTTAGGAAACAAAACAATGGGGTTGACGTGTCGTTTACAAATACGTAATAGAAAAACGCACAGCCCCCTGGAACAAAAATCCATCAGATGTTCATGTGAcgtcctctctccccacccctttacTAAAATAGGCCATTCTGGTGAGTTACTAGCATCTGCCATTTTGtcttctaaaaattaaaagagtgaCGGGCACATGTGCTGTGCCAGGTGTAAGAGAGTGTCTTATAAAAAGGGACCAGAGTTGGCCGAAAATATTTGGACAAGTGGGTCTCAAAACGGTGTGTTTGAGTTTCACTTCTGCTTCTCACTCTTGAAACACAAAAAGATCTCGGCAGACTAGACCCTGTGCCCAGCCTGTGGGTGACCGCTACGTCCTCTCGCCCTCAATGTGAGGGAGCACTAAAGCCTCTCTCCTTGGACACCCTCTCCCGTCCCACCTaaaccagaggaagggtgtgGGAGTGGGCAGCACTGGGCCCCGCACACCCAGGGCACAGCCGGGCGTCCTCCTGGCCAGCATGAAGTAAGGCATTTCCCTCCTCTCAGTCCCACTCACTTTCTCAGGAGCAACTTGGCGAAATCGGCATTGGACATCTTGGGTGCCTCAGCCGCTGGGGTGACACCAGctggcggcggggcggggccgttCTCGGCCTGGGTCCCCGCGGCGCTGGGGAGTTGCAGGGCGCGAGGCAGCAGAGAGAGCTGGGTCCTCCCCTTCCCCCGCCTGGAAGAGCAAACACTGAATGTACCTTCCGTTCATGAAAATAAGCCAGGACAGTCTTAAATTACCCCCAAGTAAAAGGTGAAACACAGAACATCGAGAAGGATGAGACAAGCCCTGTCTCCCTGACTTTCGCTTGTAGGTAAAAATCACTGTAACAAGCTGCCTTTTCCACAGTTTTGGCAAGGGCCAAGCCTTTGCAATGCAGTCACATGTGGGGTGGATAAAAATGGCTGTGACCTTACAGACCTCACCAAATGAGTGCAGTTTTGCTGCCTCAGCTCTGTCGGGTGAGGACACGCCTTCTGTCCACACTACAGCTGGGGCTGTGGATCAGCCCACACAGATGGGTTCTCTCGCTAAAGGGGCTTTAATCACTGTCTTAGAAAAACCTGACCTTAAATAAGTCACCAGTGTAAAGTGGCAAACACCAGGGAGGGCCCCACTTCCAGGCTGGCACTCGGTGTAGACTGGCTGCAGACCCCGGTCCCCCGGGGAACGACTGTGAGCACCGCCAGGAACGGCAGGCCCTGGCCTCGTGCCTGAAGTCGCGGCACTAACGGGAACCGCGGTCACCGGGGCGCCGGCCAGGACccagcccgcgcccgcgcccgccaCACTTACGCTCCGTACATCTGCCGCGGCACCAGGGGGCCCCCTGGGGCTTTCCTAGCCTCCGGCTTCTCCGGAACTCTCCTCTGAGGAGGATTGCTGATGGCCACTTTGATGACGTTCTCTTTGATGGTCATGCCGTCCATCTTCAGGACAGCCTGCGACGCCTGGGATTCGTTTTCGTACTCCACGTAGGCCAGGCCCTGGAAGTGCATGAGCCCGAGCCCGGTCGGTGCTGCACAGCCAGCACACGGCTTCCTCCCTCCCGTCCGCAGGCCGGCGGGGCAGACACCCACCCTCGGGTTCCCGCCCCCACCACCGGCACCCTTGTCTGTAGGTTCGTGTCCCTGCCCGTCTTCCTCCCTTTTTCTGCAACTGACTATAATCCACAGAACTTTTTAAGGTCAGTGCATCTTGTGCTGGCTCcagtgagaaaaagaagagagaggccAGCATAAACCTAGCACACAGACAAGGTGGCCAGGACACAGAAGAGCCCCGATCGCTCTGTGCCCTCGGGCCGCCCTTACTTCATAGTCCTCAACTCCCGATTAGCCTGGATACATGGGAGCTGGGGTGAGAGGTCAACCAAGCTCTTAAACAGCTATTCAAAACGTGGTCAAAGCTTTCACGAGAGGTTGAGGGGACCACGGGGGGCCAGATGAGGGGAATGCCAGCAGCAGGAGACTCGTGACAAGAGGGGTCTGGGCAGGAGAGAAGAGACCACAGAGGGGGCGCCTCACCCCAAGGCCCACAGCCTGGGGGCCACACTGGAGCCCCTGCTAATTCGTGGGAGTTTTTCTTCAAACGCCTTATTCTTTTTAGTACAATGAGCCACAAATGGGTGAACCCAACTCTGAATGTAAGTAGAGCCTAGCGCACCTAGCCTCGCGTGAACTTCTCATCTGCTCCTTAGCAGACAAACCAGAACCCACTATGGAACCAAACcatctttgaagatggagaatgGGGCTCCTGGGCCCCAGGAGACGCACGCCATCTGCAGAGACGCTGACCTTGGGCTTGCCGGCCCGGTTGGTCACCAGCCGGATGTCCTTCACAGTGCCGTGAGCCTTACAGATCTCCTCGAGCTCCTCTTTCGTGCAGGAGAACGGCAGGCCTGAGACGAACAGTTTGTGCTTCTCCAGGGCGGTGCTGTACCTGAACAcctgtgggaggaggagagggaaccgTGACTCGGGCCCAACCCAGCTCCCCACGCTGTAGGCCACAGCCTCGCCCACGGGGCTCGCTCAGCCCGCCAGAGCCCAGGGTCGGCCCCAGGTGCTGGAACTGTTAATCCAGTCACTCTGCTCAAGTCACTCAGATTCTCGaagcctccacttcctcctctataaaatggccAGCATGAAAGTCGCTATTCTTAGAGTTTGGATCAGGGTCCACTGAGGTAATATGTGACACTTCGCGCAGCCCCCGGGCCTCCTAACCATTCAGCAGCAAGTACCCAGCATACAGTTCctaattttactgtcatttgtGAACAGTGCAAGCTCAAAGTACCCCAGGCCTAAGTGAGACCTCAGTTACCAGCTCAGAACGGACCCCAGATAACGCGGAAGTTTCGCTCTAAACAGAGGACGGATGGTCCGCGTTTGCTCCACATCCCCACCGCCGTCCGTGCTACAGACCCCGCGTAGAGGCACTGCCTCCCCCGCGACAAACCTTGAAGTCGGGGTGCTTGCTCTTGTCCACGCAGGGGGAGACAAACATCGGCCTCCCCTCCACACTCTTGCGGTCCAGCTCCAGTGCCCGCAGGGCCGCCGCCTCTTCTTTGAACTCCACGTAGCAGTAGCCCCGGAAATCACCGCGGTTGCTGAAGATGGGGCGGATCTCGACCACGTCCCCGCAGGCCTCGAAGAGCGGCCGGAGTGCAGCTTCCGGCGCCCCCAGGCTGTAGGGCAGGTTGCTGACGAAGACGGTGACCCCGTCCTTGCTGCTGTCGTGAAGCACCTTGGGCATGTCCCTTTTCGGGGCGGCCGCCCGCGCCTTCTGCTTGGAGGGGGGCTCCACGTCCACGGGGCCCGTGTCTTCTTCCAGGTCAAGTCCGACTTTCCCGGTGGCAGGAGGGACACTGTTCTCCACCCTCCTGCGCTTGGAAGGCTGCTCTGCAGTGTCGGGAGGACAGCGGCAGCGGCTGAGGAGCTGTCCAAGGTCAGCCCCTCCCAGCACTAAGGGCTGGCCGGGACACACCCACGCACGCACCCCGCCCTCCCGGCCCACCCGATCATCCTGCTCCTTCCTGGGTCCCAGATCCCCGGGTGTAAGCGGACTAACTCAGGCGGAAGTGGTAAGACAAGTTCTCATCGTCCACTCTTAATTATAGGAAAGGTCAGAGGGTCTCAAAGTCGGGCTGGCAAATTCCAAGAaagtgcaggggtggggggaaggctgGAGCATGGAGACCAGCACCCCAGGAGACACTGGAGTCGCGCTCCCTGGCCACACGTTGGGAAACAGTCGAAGTGCTATAGTTCCTAAAAACATCCAGTCTTGTCTGTGTCCTTCAACAGAGTTTAACAACATTTCACTCCACCCCATtctccccactgcctccaggGGGACAGTACTGACACCCAACTGGTTTTGGGCCCTCTGCTTCCAGATTTTTCCATCAATTCCCTACCACTCTCCTGGCAGAGTCAACCACTGCTGGTGTCCCTGACGGGGCGGCCGGGCCACCTGCTGCTCCAGCCTCACTGACCCGGCACCTGGCCCTCTGTTGTGCATCAGGGCCCAAACTCACTTCTTTGCTGCTCAGAGAAAATGCCAGACTATCCTGTGCCCTGTGCTTGGCTGACGCCGGCCAAGCAGCCAGCCCCTTCCCTTCTTTTCCATTCGACAGTCCCCAAGGCGCACGTGTCACTCCCACACCAAGTCTCCTGCAGGCAGCGGACCCCTAGTGCCTTCCTTGGCCTCCACCACTGTTCGCACCTACGTCTCCCCCAGGCCCGATCATGCACCGCTGCGGTCACAGGTCCCGTCTGCCTTACCCTGCTGCCCCAGGAGCCCTAAAGGGCAGTGAGCTGCCCACCAGCATTCCTGAAGGCCCCAAAAAGGTGCACAAGAAAGGTCAACTGGCTGATGTTACTACTTCCCTCTGGCTGACAACTTTCTACTAGAAAGATGTTTCGCATCCTTCAGCATCTACACAATTCTTCACCTTGACTGACTTTGCTGAAATAAATCTGACCCACACCTGCCCACACCTGAAATGGCAGTGGTGACAGAAACACTGGCTGGAAAATTCTACAAGTCGAAACCATTGGATGGGGCAGGTAGGCTGCCACGGTGGTGGATGAGGGGTGTCCACACACGGGCAGTGATGGGACAGGGTGGGTGTGGGGGCCGGAGGTGGGGAAGGAGCACCCACGGGAGGAGGGTGGCAGTGTCCCACACACTGCTGGGAGTGGAGCGCGAGTGGCCCTGGGCGGGGGTGTCAGTGCGGGGCGGCGCTGGGCACCCACATCGACGGTAGGCGGGGACGGGGAGGCCAGTGGCACCTCGCAAGCAACTTTTTCTCCAGTGGCTCAAGCAGAACGCTCCCTGCGCTGCTCTGCATtgtctgcagggctggggcgtCCCCAGAGTCCCCCCGACTTTACCTTCCTCATCATCGCCCCACTCTTTCTCGTCATCCTCGTCTGCTTCATGCTTGTCCGCGCCtctgatctttttcttctttctcagagcTTTCTTCTCAGCCCGAGCCCTCTTCCGCTGTTcagccttttcttcttcttgctgGACGAGGGCTGCTTCCTTCTCCGCAGCCTGGAAAACCAGGATGTGACGCCTCAGTGGATGCAGCAAGGAGGTGAAGTCTGGCTGGtgatgaggggaggagggaggggaccaGGAGCACGGCGAGGAGGGGGCCTGCCTTCCCCTGGTCAGGGCTCCTCAGGCTTCCCAGGAGCTGCATCTCAAGTCTGCAAGGAGTCTCACAAGACCCCGGGAATTACCaaaaggaaaaacctataaaaccAGGGCCCTGACTAATTCAGGCATGTTCATGTCCCAATCACTAGGCTAAacaaggctctttttttttttttaatctttttcatctattttaataGACTTTAGGGCCAAAATTCCCTCGCTACGTGAAGTATTTACTGTTGGGGCTTAAATTTAAAGACAATCTGGAAAGATGATGGGCTTAAATATGGATTCCAACATCTCATAAGTAATACTGTGGGTAAAAGACACTTCTAAGGAAGACCTCAAAGGCTCTGACAAGCATCAGTCACGCCAGTCAAAACAGCTGCCAGAGGTTCCAGATACTTGAAATCAAGAGCACCATTACCTTAAGTCTCTGCTCATTAACACGAGCTAACCGAGTTTCCGTTTTCTGAACAGCTATGTCCCAGTCTTCTAACGTAccttcagagaaagagaaacactttcaCTTTTTAGGATTTCAAAGGATATAATAAGATAAAATGTTCTTAATTTCCCCGCACCTCCAGAAGAGATCTGTCCCAACAAACAGAACTACAGAATCAGCTCCCCACTTTCAGAAGATTTCGTTAGCGCAGGTTTCAAGTTTCAGAACTTTAAAAGTCCTCCCAGGTGTGCTGAGAACACCCCTTCTCTATCAGAAAAGAGATCTGAAAACCAGAATACAATCTATTACGGGCTCTCTATGGCAAAGATTATGAGAACATTCTAAAGCTAAACGTACAAGACACCTGGACTAAGACCGAAAGATTTCAA encodes the following:
- the FICD gene encoding protein adenylyltransferase FICD encodes the protein MTLTPMASVMAVTEPKWVSVWSRFLWVALLSMVLGSLLALLLPLGTVEEQCLAVLKGFYLLRTKLDRGQHASTKCTSPSTELSVTSRDAALLVSKTKASPAGKLEAKAALNQALEMKRQGKREKAHRLFLHALMMDPGFVDALNELGIFSEEDKDIIQADYLYTRALTIAPHHEKALVNRDRTLPLVEEIDQRYFSIIDSKVKKVMSIPKGNSALRRVMEETYYHHIYHTVAIEGNTLTLSEIRHILETRYAVPGKSLEEQNEVIGMHAAMKYVNATLVSRLGSVSISDVLEIHRRVLGYVDPVEAGRFRTTQVLVGHHVPPHPQDVEKQMQEFIQWLNSEDATSLHPVEFAALAHYKLVYIHPFIDGNGRTSRLLMNLILMQAGYPPITVRKEQRSEYYHVLEVANEGDVRPFIRFIAKCTETTLDTLLFATTEYPVALPEATPNHSGFKETLPVKP